In Anolis sagrei isolate rAnoSag1 chromosome 9, rAnoSag1.mat, whole genome shotgun sequence, the following proteins share a genomic window:
- the FES gene encoding tyrosine-protein kinase Fes/Fps, with the protein MGSKERDRANAVGPAVPGFGPQLGCSEGHAALLQLQDVELRLLEGLRKWMGQRAKSDREYAALLHQMHSLAGKQESSGAALGSSQVSQCWWSLVTQTEALSQILQRHAGSVLLGPLHRLGLLIQNKQQLRRTYSEQWQQMSQDFNRTTQQEPERLRAQYRSQVRESAQARRKYQEASKEKDREKAKDRYVRSLWKLYSLHNQYVLALKAAEVQHETHYQQTLPGALQSLHALHQEMVHLTKVTLQEYASITSLVQEEMVTVHQAMVRAIDRIQPATEYQGFLPSCKCGSEFPVTVSFDESLLEEAEMEGLEAGELQLNELTVESMQHSLTSLEEELASATDNTHEHHQRVQALKAEIQCEEAAGNQEERMLLLGRRLALHEAWHLHRLAQGHQAKLQAQRDLLRQKLEALGDRDPPPAPALQDDSQPPASPPEDPGRDGGRLPALEALKHHFAGIFRPRVLLPPPLPMLPEEQKPLGQQAWYHGAVPREEVQSLLRESGDFLVRESQGKREFVLSVLWDRQPRHFILQATGDNMYRLEGEAFPSIPLMINHFLKTNQPITKKSGIVLGKPIVKDKWVLDHEDVLLGERIGQGNFGEVFSGRLRNDNTPVAVKSCRETLPPELRAKFLREARILKQYSHPNIVSLIGVCTQKHPIYIVMELVQGGDFLTFLRNEGAELTSRDLLRMMEDAAAGMEYLAGKHCIHRDLAARNCLVTEKYALKISDFGMSREQEDGVYASTGGMKQIPVRWTAPEALSCGLYSSQSDVWSFGILLWEAFSLGATPYPNMSNQQTREAVEKGVRLNAPDRCPEEVYQLMLRCWEYEPQDRPTFTIVHKELVAIQARQQRHGGWLRQKRP; encoded by the exons ATGGGCAGCAAG GAAAGGGACCGTGCCAATGCAGTAGGGCCAGCAGTGCCTGGCTTTGGCCCACAACTGGGCTGCTCCGAGGGCCACGCCGCCCTCCTGCAACTGCAAGATGTGGAGCTGCGGCTCTTGGAAGGGCTGCGCAAGTGGATGGGGCAGCGGGCCAAAAGCGACCGGGAGTACGCGGCACTCCTGCACCAGATGCACAGCCTGGCCGGGAAGCAGGAGAGCAGTGGGGCGGCGCTGGGCAGCAGCCAAGTCAGCCAG TGCTGGTGGTCTCTGGTGACCCAGACGGAGGCCCTGAGCCAGATCCTGCAGCGCCATGCGGGGTCCGTGCTCTTGGGGCCCCTCCACCGCCTGGGCCTCCTCATCCAGAACAAGCAGCAGCTCCGCCGGACCTACAGCGAACAGTGGCAGCAGATGAGCCAGGATTTCAACCGG ACCACACAGCAGGAGCCCGAGCGCCTGAGGGCCCAATATCGCAGCCAGGTCCGGGAGAGCGCCCAGGCCAGGCGCAAGTACCAGGAGGCCAGCAAAG AGAAGGACCGCGAGAAGGCCAAGGACAGATACGTCCGGAGCCTCTGGAAGCTCTACTCCCTCCACAACCAGTACGTTTTGGCGCTGAAGGCGGCAGAGGTGCAGCACGAGACACACTACCAGCAGACCCTGCCGGGGGCGCTCCAGTCCTTGCACGCCTTGCACCAGGAGATGGTCCACCTCAC GAAGGTCACCTTGCAAGAATATGCTAGCATCACCAGCCTGGTGCAGGAGGAGATGGTGACGGTGCACCAGGCCATGGTCAGGGCCATCGACCGCATCCAGCCAGCCACTGAGTACCAAGGGTTCCTCCCTTCTTGCAA gTGCGGGAGTGAATTCCCCGTCACGGTCAGCTTTGATGAGAGCCTGTTGGAGGAGGCTGAGATGGAGGGCCTGGAAGCTGGGGAGCTGCAGCTGAATGAACTCACGGTGGAGAGCATGCAGCACAG CCTAACTTCCCTGGAAGAAGAGCTGGCCTCTGCCACAGACAACACCCACGAACACCACCAGCGCGTCCAGGCCCTGAAGGCGGAAATCCAGTGTGAAGAGGCAGCGGGAAACCAAGAGGAGCG GATGCTGCTGCTGGGTCGCCGCCTGGCACTGCACGAAGCTTGGCACCTCCACCGACTGGCCCAGGGCCACCAGGCCAAGCTCCAGGCTCAGAGGGATCTGCTGCGGCAGAAGCTGGAGGCGCTAGGAGACAGAGACCCCCCTCCTGCCCCGGCCCTGCAGGACGACAGCCAGCCCCCTGCCTCCCCCCCAGAG GATCCTGGTCGCGACGGGGGGCGTCTGCCGGCCTTGGAGGCCTTGAAGCACCACTTTGCAGGCATCTTCCGCCCAAGGGTCTTG CTGCCACCCCCATTGCCGATGCTACCTGAGGAACAGAAACCCCTGGGCCAGCAGGCCTGGTACCACGGCGCCGTCCCCCGGGAGGAGGTCCAGAGCCTCTTGCGAGAGAGCGGGGACTTCCTGGTGCGAGAGAGCCAGGGCAAGCGGGAGTTCGTCCTCTCGGTGCTGTGGGACAGGCAGCCTCGGCACTTCATCCTCCAGGCCACCGGTGAC AACATGTACCGCCTGGAAGGAGAAGCGTTTCCTAGCATCCCTCTGATGATCAATCACTTCCTGAAGACCAATCAGCCCATCACCAAGAAGAGCGGCATTGTCCTGGGCAAGCCAATTGTGAAG GACAAATGGGTGCTTGATCACGAGGATGTCCTGCTTGGGGAACGCATTGGGCAG GGAAACTTTGGGGAGGTGTTCAGTGGCCGATTGCGTAACGACAACACCCCGGTGGCAGTGAAGTCCTGTCGTGAAACCCTTCCTCCAGAGCTCAGAGCCAAGTTCCTGCGGGAGGCCAG GATCCTGAAGCAGTACAGCCACCCCAACATTGTCAGCCTGATAGGAGTCTGCACCCAGAAGCaccccatctacattgtcatGGAGCTTGTGCAAG GGGGGGATTTCCTGACCTTCCTGCGGAACGAAGGGGCCGAGCTCACCTCCCGGGACCTTCTGAGGATGATGGAGGACGCAGCTGCGGGGATGGAGTACCTGGCAGGGAAGCACTGCATCCACCG AGACCTGGCAGCCAGGAATTGCCTGGTGACGGAGAAGTATGCCCTGAAGATCAGCGACTTTGGGATGTCTCGGGAGCAGGAGGACGGCGTCTATGCCTCCACCGGCGGCATGAAGCAGATCCCAGTGAGATGGACTGCACCAGAAGCACTCAGCTGTG GGCTGTATTCCTCCCAAAGTGACGTCTGGAGCTTTGGGATCCTGCTCTGGGAAGCCTTCAGCCTCGGGGCCACGCCATACCCCAACATGAGCAACCAGCAAACCCGGGAGGCTGTGGAGAAAg GGGTTCGACTGAATGCTCCTGATCGCTGTCCGGAGGAAGTCTACCAGCTGATGCTGCGGTGCTGGGAGTATGAGCCACAGGACCGGCCCACCTTCACTATTGTCCACAAGGAGCTGGTGGCCATCCAGGCCCGGCAGCAGCGCCATGGAGGGTGGTTGCGCCAGAAAAGACCCTAG